The Mastomys coucha isolate ucsf_1 unplaced genomic scaffold, UCSF_Mcou_1 pScaffold11, whole genome shotgun sequence genome includes a window with the following:
- the Lynx1 gene encoding ly-6/neurotoxin-like protein 1 produces the protein MTHLLTVFLVALLGLPVAQALECHVCAYNGDNCFKPMRCPAMATYCMTTRTYFTPYRMKVRKSCVPSCFETVYDGYSKHASATSCCQYYLCNGAGFATPVTLALIPALLATFWSLL, from the exons ATGACCCACCTGCTCACAGTGTTCCTGGTGGCTCTGTTGGGCCTGCCCGTGG CCCAGGCTCTGGAGTGCCACGTGTGTGCCTACAATGGAGACAACTGCTTCAAACCCATGCGCTGCCCAGCCATGGCCACCTACTGTATGACCACACGAACTT ACTTCACCCCGTACCGGATGAAGGTGAGGAAGTCCTGTGTTCCCAGTTGCTTTGAAACCGTGTATGATGGCTACTCCAAGCACGCATCAGCCACCTCCTGTTGCCAGTACTACCTCTGTAATGGTGCTGGCTTCGCTACCCCAGTGACCTTAGCCCTGATCCCGGCACTCCTAGCTACCTTCTGGAGCTTGCTGTAA